The following nucleotide sequence is from Erinaceus europaeus chromosome 8, mEriEur2.1, whole genome shotgun sequence.
GGTACAGTCTACAAGTGCATCAAGAGGCTGGATGGGTGTGTCTATGCAATCAAACGCTCTACAGAACCTTTCACAAGATCATCAAATGAGTTGAGTACCTTTGGAATTGTAAAGCTGTTATTAAAATTACAGACTTTGGACTTCTTCATCTTTAATCTGAAATTTATCTACATAATACTAAATGTGTATTTCTTGTCTTGAGATCTGTTATTCTAGAAAGAATACTTCTCCCCAGGATTGTACATATTGACTATCTAGTCTTCATAGAAAAGATGGAGGGGGAGGTCAGTATGTAGCATTTTGGGAAGAGCCTTTTGAGAATAGGAAGAACATGTGTATTAACTTGATTAATTTGTTGCAATACTCTTCTATCTTAGAAGTTTGGTTTTGCATGAAGTTTATGCTCATGCAGTGCTGGGGCATCACCCACACGTGGTCCGTTATTATTCCTCATGGGCAGAAGATGACCACATGATCATCCAGAATGAATATTGCAATGGTGAGTGCATAGACTGACCATGTTGAGAGGGTTGTGAACTTCTaattctgcaggggggaaaaaatctttGTATCCTCACAATTTATACCAGGTAGTAGTCATACTTCAACTACTGCACTGCAGTCTTGCTGGGACTCAGGGAATGGGAGAAAACAAGTTGAAAAAGGAATTTCAAGTTTGTGCTATTATGAATTTCTTTCAAATCTGGTGTGCTTAATATCCACAGAAGCACCACTCCCTTCTCACTTAATTCTTAGAGAACTTCCGTTCTGGTAGTTTGAGGGGGTAAAAATAGTCTTTATTCTACTTGCTAAGTACTCTAAAACAATAAAGCATAAAGCTCAGTCATTGGAGAGTGGTAAAGTAATAGAGTCAATTTTTGATTTTCGAAGTGGACTCCTGAGCTTGCtttgttgtttttctgttttcttgccTTTGACCTTGGTGGTATGCATTCTCACCAACATAGAGGCATGAAGTCAGGTGCTAGGACTGAAGCTCAGTGGCTTCGAGTATATTTTCCTAGGGTTTTCAGGATCATATAGTCACAGTAAAAGGTCAAACTTATTTCTGAGCTACTTAACTCACAAAGAGTGGTGCTTCAGTTTTAACCCTTTTACTCACTGAGTAAAGGGTTGACAAACAGTAATTATGTCTTTGTTACTTTGGGAGATATTTTGCTTCAAAAGTGCTCCTCATGGTAAAGTAGAAAAGTAGACTGAATGAAAGCCAGGGAAATAAATGAGCCTGAAATGCAAGAAACACAGGAAAATTTGTATATAACCTGCATTGTGATTTAGAATATCCCTCATGACCTCCTTTATAGATTGATTTCTCACAGAGTTAAAGTGAATATTATGAGTTTTCCCCCTTCAAACATGTTCAACCCAaaccctgttttcttttttttttttttaattttttatttaagaaaggattagtgaacaaaagcataaggtaggaggggtacaactccacacaattcccaacacccaatccccataacccaccccctcccatggtagctttcccattctctatccctctgggagcatggacccagggtcgttgagggttgcagaaggtagaaggtctgtcttctgtaattgcttccccgctgaacatgggcgttgactggttggtccatacccccagtctgcctctctctttccctagtagggtgtgtctctggggaagctgagctccaggacacattggtggggtcttcaatccagggaagcctagccagcatccaggtggcatctggaacctggtgattgaaaagagagttaacatatgaagccaaacaatttgttgagcaatcatggatcccaagcttggaatagtggagaggaagtgttagggaggtactcactgcaaactctagtgtaatcctgctttcaggtatatattttgcagtagtttatggatacgtgtgcacataagctctctctcacagaaactggtgtatatctaggttatgggactttgttagaaagtgaacaacctgagatgaaattagagtgtactattaaaggaaaggtctcacccgagtaatgaagctgaagggttgtcattccacacgtgaagtctctggatacaggctgaggtgaagcatgttcagatggcaatcgttgctttggttaggttgtgatcggcggatgcaatattatttccaAACCCCCTTTTCTAATCTCTTTTGGGGGAGGGAATGGTATGGGCCCTTCCTTCCATTTTACTTGTGACTGACAGGTTTTTCTTAATTGTCTTCTCATCCTCAATCTCTCCTATTGAGATCTAAGAGTCTCTATTCCTTTACCTTCTTCCTCTCTATAAGAAAGATGGTTTGATTTCCATAACTTTTAGCTACTAACAAGGACATATAGCCCAATTATTAAATTGCCTATGCTAGTCAAGCATATAAATTAAAACTGATTTTAACCTGAGTGGGAGCAATGTAAAGCTTTAATCTTTGCAAAAGCAGTCAAATGGGATGACTGTTTCTATTACAAAGAACCTTCTAATTTCCCCCAGCATGTAAATACCTTCCATAGACTTGACATGATACTGCATCTAactctagagaaagaaaaaaaaaaaacttctatacaaaggaattttattctttttgagtTACTACCACGAATAAGTATCAAAGAGACAGCCTGTCACATAGCCAAATGGTATCTCTCTGGATGCAAGAGGGTGCAGAGAGGTCTAGGCTTTGTAGTTGAGCAGACCTGGGTTCCAAACCCCAGCTCAGCCACCAACTAGTTGTGTGATCACTGGGATGTCACTCAATCTTCTAGAGCAAAGACGTGATAACGCTTAAGAAAGGAGTTTCAGAATTGGCACATGACCAGTGACTGATATGTATATAGTAAGAACTTAGCACTTGTGATTAGTCTGAGAAAAAGTCAGACAGGACTTGAATTAGAGCTTTCCTTGGGTTGGCAATCATTaaatatcatatttttaaatggaaTTGAATGTAATGTCAATTCCATTAACATTACTAATGATCCATACTTCCTAGCCTGACACTGATTATTCGTCAAGAGCTGGTGAAACTGACAGCTCACTGGGgtcaataattaataataataataataataataataataataataataataataatttttatttgccacATGAGCAACTCAGGCTGGAACTTGATTCCACCCCTCCCACCACTACcaacactgcattgaaggaagcttccgtgctctggtttctttcaatCTCTGCCTTTCTACTTCTGTATTTATCTGCAGAATAAACAAGTGaataagcaatttttaaaaaatcaacaatgTCATTAGTAGCTACATGGATGGGCCTGCCTGTTCTTCTGACAAATAATgaggtaaaattttaaaaagaggggccagtcagtagcgcagcaggttaagtgcacatggcatgaatcagcgcaaggaccagcgcaaggatcccagttcgagtccccagctccccacctgcagaggttcgcttcacaagcagtgaagcaggtctgcaggtatctttctctccccccttgtcttcccctcctcttttgatttctctctatcctatccaacaataacaataaaggcaacaaaaatggaaaaaatggcctccaggagcagtggattcacagtgcaaacaccgagccccagcgataaccttggaggaaaaaaaaattaaaaaatgttgattGGGACAAACTTGAAGCTATTGAGTAGTTGGACATTGAGTTATTTTCCTCTCCTAGCTCTATAATTCCTCTCTGTAGTTTTCCTGTGAGGCTGGCAGGACACAGATATTATGTTTATAATCTAGACGTGTTGAACTGCAATCATTCATAAGGAATTTATTGAATGTTTACTATGTTTTCATCTGTAACATCCCTACTTCCCTGATACCCAGTGGGGAAACTGCTTTCCATTGTTCTCTCCCAGGTGGAAGCTTGCAGGCTGCAATCTCTGAAAATGCAAAAACAGGCAATCATTTCCCAGAGGCAAAACTCAAGGACATACTTCTACAAGTCTCCCTTGGGCTTAAGTACATCCACAACTCTGGCATGGTGCATCTGGACATCAAACCTAGTCAGTATGGCTCCTCTCTGGTCCTCTAGTCATGTTTACTCCTTCACCTCCCATTATCAGGATCTTGGCCTATGTCTACCAAATGTCAAAAATATtgatggttatttatttatttttatgtattgtatagagacagagaaaatgcagagagaagatggagatagtaaaggagagacacctgtagcactgtttgactgctagtgaagtttcccctttgcacgtggggaccaaaggattgaacccaggtccttccacatgctaacatgtgctcaactggccatgccactgcccagcctctttaattcctttctttcatttgtttctgCCAACAAATGTTCAGTTAAATAGCTGTAGCTATTTCCCCTCTTTGGCCTCCAGGGGAGCAGAGAAGGAAAAGACTCTTTCTCAGATGGTGagaccaagttaaaaaaaaaaaagtattgggagagccaggcagtggcacacctggttaagcactcacattacagtccacgaagacctagattcaagccccttgttccccacctgcagggggaaagcttcacaaatgatcaagcagggctccaggtatctctctgtctctatccctctctatctttccttcccctctctctgtctctatccaataatgaatgaatgaataaatacatttttaaaaaagaaaataggtatCAAAGTTTTGTGCTAACCTTCTCTCCTTCCATACAACACAGGTATTAAAGCTTTGATATTAAACATGTTGGTTTTTCCTTACTGTGTTTATGATTAGTACTGTGCTCTAATTCAGCACTGATCCAGTGCACAGGAAGTGAAGAGTTTGGGGATTCACTGTGAGATGTAAAGGAAATGTTATTTTCTGGGTGTTGCTTATCTCTTTGTTTTGGTACTCCATATGCCTGAGAACATGGGAGTCATATGAGATTAGTTTCACTTAGTTCTAATGTATTGTTGAGTTATTTAGAAGTCTGAGTccacagaagaaaagaaacttgtAGTTTATTATTTGGTCCCAGTAGAAGAGACAAAGGAGGGGGgaactgaaatgaaaaaaaaaaaaatacagaaaagattCTTTGGGGTAAAAAAGTTCATTACCATTCTGTCCTATCCCAGGTAACATCTTCATTTGTCGTAAGATGCAAGGTGACTCCCCTATGCTCCCAGAAGAAAGTGAAAATGAAGATGATTGGTTTCTCTCTGCCAATGTGACATATAAAATTGGTGAGTTTGCCTCCTAGCCTGGCCAGCATACTAGTGTCCTCTAAAATTCTTACCAATAACTCCACTGACTAGTTCTATGACACACTTCTAAAGAACCatgtgtgttgttgttttttaggtGACTTGGGCCATGTGACATCTATAACAGCACCCAAAGTAGAGGAGGGTGACAGTCGCTTCCTGGCAAAGGAGATTTTGCAAGAGGTACAGATGAGGGAAGTAGAGGCAGAtccattatgccatcttcccagccctgtaatatttttatataaccaAGACTCACAATGTAAGAAATGAAAAGTATGTAACTTAAGCATATGATCCCCTTTCCAATTTAAAATGGAGATCAATGAGGAGAGAagactacttttaaaaaaaatatttatttattcccttttgttgcccttgttgttttactattgtagttattcttgttgtcattgttgttggataggacagagaaatggagagaggaggggaagacaagcaggagagaaagatagacacctgcagacctgcttcaccacctgtgaagcgactcccctgcatgtggggacccgggggctcgaatcgggatccttccacttgtccttgtgctttgagccacctgcgcctaacccgctacgctaccacctgactcccaagactacttttttttttcctccaatacAATATGAGGGAAGTTGGTTCACCTGGGCATTAATCAGTATTCACTTTGATGTTAAAGTATTTTCCTGTGTTTAGTATTTCTTAGAATTTCTAAACTCATGGATTGCCTAGTAGGAAGGAAATCTTTATGAGGTCAGCTCATCATTGCCATGTCATCATACTTTCAACTCTGGGCACTGAGTTTACTTTGAGTTATGTCCCACCTTCTAGAATGGCTCTGACCTAAATCTAAAAAAGTTATAACATTGTGTAGGGTTTTTTGGAGTGAAGTGAACCTTCCTGTCTGTGATCATCCAGACACGATCAATCTGTACATCAAATATATGTTAAGCTAAGTGTGCAAAATGGTGCTAAGTTTCTGTTAGACTCTGCAGGCCACATTCATGTCTATCAGGTGGGTTTGTGTGCCACTTTCCATCTCTAGAAATAAACCaggaggtggggccaggtggtggcacatgtggttaagctcacacactatagtgcacaaggacccaggttcaagtccctggtccccacctgcagggggaaagcttcatgagtggtgaaagtggggcttataggtgtctctccctcccctctcaatttctttgtctatccaataacaagttaataataaataaataaaccaggagGCACAGCAAAGTAACCTTGCCCACTGTGTGTGGCTAGAGCTCAAATTCATCTAATGAAAATCTCTTACCAGTATCATTTTAGTCTTTATTCCCTCCTTTAGCCAGACCAACTAACTGGCCTttctcatgtctttttttttttttttttttcagaattacgAGAAACTTCCCAAAGCAGACATATTTGCCTTGGGATTAACAATTACAGTGGCGGGAGGAGCCGAGGAACTACCTCTCAATGGTGACGCGTGGCATCACATCCGTGAGGGTAACCTTCCCAGAATTCCTCAGGAGCTCTCAGAAAACTTCTGTCATCTACTCAAGGTGATACCTcttaggggaggggaagagaagatggaaatatctgttgttttttttttaaatgtaatggaAGATTTGTGGAGAAGGACAAGTAGAACAGAGGAATAGAAAGTGACTCAGAAGCTTAGATGTAGGACAGGAGGAGAGCTAGCTTTTCCAATAGAGTACATGCCAAgcgcatgccttgccatgcaccaggccttgggattgaaccttggtACCATTCAGGAGTCCCATGGACAGTTCCGTGGATGGTGAAGTGGTGTTTaagtgtctctcctgtctttacctttctacttcccttttctccttctttccttaaatctacagaataaaaaaatgggtggggggctggctggtggtacacctggttgagcacacatgatatgtTGTAAAAGGACCCTAGTTCATTTCctaatctccacctgcagtgggggaggctTTACAACTGGTCTGTAagtctctatatctctttctatctccccccttaccCCTCAGTTTccctgttctatcagataaatgaACACTGGTATTGTTACAGAGTACAGGCCAGATATATATGAATAATAAATTGACTCAGGGATTCTGGTCAGCAGAATCATTCAtgtgtgagatcctgggttcattcacacacacacacacacacacacacacacacacacacacacacacacacacacacacacactgtgtgtgcCCTAGACTGAAAGTTTCTCAAACTAAAAGACCATGATAAAACTTAGAACTTATATGGCTGTTTAAAAAttctgttacattttttttttgtccttctcAATAGTCAAGTGAACAGTTGAGGAAACCAAGGAGTAATTCCTTGATTTTGTAGTGTCGTCTTTGACTAACTCCCACTCAAACCTGGTCTCTTTAACTATGGTCAGTGGTATTACTAAAAAGTTGGTCTTTGAATGCattaaagaaaatacaagctaaaaTTATTGAGTGGCAGTACCAACAATCATTTTCACTATTGGGAGAAAACCATTGTCAATTCTGAAATCTGTGTTGTCTATAGTTCATCATATCTGATTATGTGTAGGGACAAGGAAAGGATGGTACTGTGTTGAAACAAAGGCATGAACAAAATACATCAAGAAACTTagcaaaatgctaaaaaaaaaaatggatatgtGATACTTCTTCTTGGGACTATGCAGCCCACCCACCATATACGACCTGGAGAAATCACTTAGTCTTACCCTGCCAAACAaccacacttttatttttttgccagtaggattgttgctgaggctcagtgcctgcatgatgactccactgctcccggcagccattttttcaatttgatagtacagagtgaaatagaaagggcaagggagatagacacctgaagcactgtttcactgcttgtgacacttcccctttgcagatggggagtgggggcctgaacctgggtccttgtgcatggtaatatgcacttaaccaggtgtgccaatgcccagcctCCACACTTCTTTTCATAGTAATATTAaaggctattttttaaatttattgcatagagacagagagaaattgagaagggtgggggagatagagggatagccttgcagccctgcttcaccacatgtgaagctttccccctgcagtcagggaccaggggcttgaacatgggaccttgtacactgtaatgtgtgcactcaatcaggtgtgccaccgcctggctccaagGGCTAGTTTTAAAGTTGATAAGTTTATGTGCTATAAATGTACAAATGACccttggtggaaaaaataaaagttccCTATCCCAGACTTGATTTTACAAAATCAACTAGGCCCCCTAGTTTATTTCTGTTGTTACTGAGTTGTAACCTTCCTCATGTACTTGGGATGttaaccctttatttatttatttatttaaattttattattttattatttttttattcccttttggttaaCCCTTTATTTAATCTACAGTTTTCAAATACTCTCTCCATAGGCTGCCTTTTTATATTGAAGATCAGTAACTATCAACTTGTCAATAACTTAGACAACTACTTTTCAAATATTAGGACATCAATTCTCTCCTATTAAAATTAagatagggaaaaaaattaagatagggGGCTGAGAGTCGTGCATTTGGTTGggcgcatatgttaccatgtacaaggacccaggttcaagccccctcccttcccactggttccgacctgcaggaaggatgctttctgagcttaaagcaggtctgcaggtgtctcttcttctctctcctctatatcccccttcaatctcaatttctctctgtcctataaaacaaaaaatagaaagaataaatggctgctggaagcagtgggttcattgtgtgggcagttagaaaaaaaaaaaaagaaaatgaaggcacTGGGTGAATCAGTCATTTAACTCTGAAGTTTATACTTAGTAAAAACTGCGGATGACTGATGCTACCACACAGGGGCATTCCTGCTCCTGCTTGCCTTGCATTCACATGTGTGTCTTCCTTCTGTACACAAGTGCAGCAGAGTTTGCACAAAACCCCCCAGCAGAAGGCAGATTGGAGTTGGCTTGGGAGGGGGAATTCTCCCCAGAATTGTCACCTCCATTGTCTCCCTTTGACCCTGGGCCCTCAGAACATGATCCACCCAGATCCAGAGGAGAGACCTTCTGCGACAGGACTGATCAGAAGTCGAGTTCTCCGTCCCTTCCTGGGGAAAGCAGAAGAGCTCCAACAACAGCTTAACTTGGAAAAGATCAAGACAGCCACACTGGAAAGGTAGGCTTCATGCCTTGGTTCTAACTCTGTCTGTGCATAACTGGTCGAGCCTgccttctccactattccagagCAACGGTACCGTTCTGCATAGATGTCTTTGCGCAAAGAGGCATGATCATGGGGGCAGAGGGTGCTTTCAGCATGGGACAGTGAGCCTGTGACTATGCTAGGGAGAGAAAGTTCCATTATAGCAGGGgaagcaaagtgtaaggactatcagaaaataaaatttgggAAAGCTGAGTTGGCCCTGAGTGACAACAGGCAGTCACGCAACCAGTGGAGGATCATCCAGTACAAAAAGGGTGGACAGATAgcgcaatggttatgcaaaaaagctctCTTGTTTGAGGCTCCCActtcccaggctcagtcctcagcactgcagTAAgcagactgagcagtgctctggttaaacaaataGTAGAGAGATTGTAAGGTGGGAGGAAACCCAGTCTAGAAATCCACTAAGTTCCGGGTAGGTGGTCTTAGGAGAAGTTCATAGGAAGAGGTAGTTTTCCAAGTAAGAGGAAGCAGTCTGATCACTTATTCATGTTGGCTTGCATTCATGCCTGCATGTGTTAATTAATCTGGTTCTTCATTAAACTGATGGGAGTTATTGAGATGGGGTGGAGTTGGGGAGGTTGGGCAGTGACATCTAAATAGTTCTTaaggccggtgcgccgctatgttccatcgctgggtagccagagatgacccgaactgcccctgcggctccagacagactatgacccacatagtcaacaactgccacctctccagattcaaaggaggtctcgaaactttacatcaggctcaacctgacgctgttgactggctacggaagaagggcaaacgctagaagaagttcttaaggcacttttaatttttttttttaaccagaacactgctcagctctggcttagggtgttaTGGACTGAATCTAgggtttcagagcctcaggcatggagtctctttgcataaccattatgctatctatccctcccctccTGAAGGCACTTTTAAATGATTACTGCAGCACTATGTACGATTGCAAACATAGGTGTCCACCACTTTATATTGtgtgggactgaacccagggatTCATACATACAAGATATGGATAGTACCTACCGTTTATAAAGGTCAGTCATCTCCCCCAGTTCCagttagctttaaaaaaaaaaaaaaatatatatatatatatatatatatatatatatatatatatggattttcTTTTCTATAGGCTTTTCTTttctacaggttttttttttttttttttttttgcctccagggttattgctggggcttggtgcctacactatgaagccactgctcctggaggttatttttcccaatttgttgcccttgttgttattgttattatagctgtttttgttgttggataggacagagaaaaatagagacgaggggaagacaagggggggagagaaagacagacacctgcagacctgcttcactacctgtgaagcgacgcccctacaggtagggagctgaggtttgatctgggatccttatgctggtctttgagctttgcgccatgtgcactaaacctgctgtgctactggtaGCTCAgccccccccaaatatttttattattggatagagacagagaaactgagagggaagggggagatagagagggagatagacagagagacccgcagccctgctccaccactcatgaagctttccccttgttggtgggaccaaaggcttgaaccctggcttgTGCTTACTgtagtgtgagcgcttaaccaggtgtgccactgcctgaccaccccctcaccccgctagcttttttttttttttatttaagaaaggattagtgaacaaaagcataaggtaggaggggtacaactccacacaattcccaccacccaatccccataacccaccccctcccatggtagctttcctattctctatccctctgggagcatggacccagggtcgttgagggttgcagaaggtagaaggtctggcttctgtaattgcttccccgttttttttttttttaaag
It contains:
- the WEE2 gene encoding wee1-like protein kinase 2; translation: MGDSNTNRELRQKLNFSYSEEEAEYSEQKEAQETGKTPKQTPEKSETQDPEAKLSPPKTPCGNVRDLNTSWERGWESPDPALKTPKSSTLRHPETPASPDKRSHLLQEVNTPFTPKGLPKQSGISSTGKPSKSSKHLRLTPVTFQDRMASSALVNINPFTPESYRKLFLQTSIKRKARGNVEDCPGEGTSDQGLPAKRCVLRETSMASRYEKEFLEVGKIGVGEFGTVYKCIKRLDGCVYAIKRSTEPFTRSSNESLVLHEVYAHAVLGHHPHVVRYYSSWAEDDHMIIQNEYCNGGSLQAAISENAKTGNHFPEAKLKDILLQVSLGLKYIHNSGMVHLDIKPSNIFICRKMQGDSPMLPEESENEDDWFLSANVTYKIGDLGHVTSITAPKVEEGDSRFLAKEILQENYEKLPKADIFALGLTITVAGGAEELPLNGDAWHHIREGNLPRIPQELSENFCHLLKNMIHPDPEERPSATGLIRSRVLRPFLGKAEELQQQLNLEKIKTATLERELKEAQKAHSPHEGHHSDPGVSETPSRQPSSKRLVGRKCSKSSSFTGGQSVSP